Genomic DNA from Quadrisphaera setariae:
GAGGTGACCATGCTCACCCCCGACTTCCCCTTCGAGCACGACCGCTGGCTGGCCCACCCCGCTGGCCTGGGGTCCGTGCCGGACGAGGCCCGCGGCGCCAGCGTCGCCGTCGTCGGCGCCGGCATCTCCGGCCTGGTCGCCGCCTACGAGCTCGCCCGCCTGGGCGTGCGCCCCGTCGTCCACGAGGCCGACCAGATCGGAGGGCGCCTGCGCTCGGTGCCCTTCCCCGGCGGGGTCGACGGCGTCCTCGCCGAGCTCGGCGGCATGCGCTTCCCCACCTCAGGTCGCTCCTTCACCCACTACCTCGACCTGGTCGGGACCCGCACCACGCCGTTCCCCAACCCCCTGACCCCCACCGCCGGGTCCACCGTCATCGACCTCGGCGGCCAGGTCCACTACGCCGAGACCGCCGCCGACCTGCCGCCGTTCTTCACCGAGGTCGCCCGCGCCTGGGCGGCCGCCCTGGCCGAGATCGGCGTCCCCGACCTGCAGCACGCCATCGCCACCCGCGACCTGCCCCGCGTCAAGGCCCTGTGGAACCCGCTGGTGCGCGCCCGCGACGAGCAGAGCTTCTACGGCTTCGTCGCGGCCTCGGCCGCCTTCCGCGCCCTGCCCTACGCCCACCGCGAGGCCTTCGGACAGGTGGGGTTCGGCACCGGGGGGTGGGACACCGACTTCCCCAACTCCATCCTGGAGATCCTGCGCGTCATCGCCACCAACGCCGACGAGGACCACCAGCGCATCCTCGGCGGCGTCCAGCAGGTGCCCCTGCGCCTGTGGGCCCGCCCCCTGCCCGACGGACCGTTCGCCGGGCAGAGCCTGCGCGACCTGCACGGCGGAGCCCCCCGCCCCGGCGTCGCAGCCCTGGCCCGCGCCGGCTCCACCACCTCGGGCACCGCAGGCGGCTCACGGATCGCCGTCACCGACCGCTGGGGACGCACCACCACCCACGACGCCGCCGTCATCACCTGCCAGTCCTGGCTGCTGTCAGCGCGCATCGACACCGAGGAGGCCCTGTTCGACCACCCCACGTGGATGGCGATGGACAGGTCCCACTACGCGCAGTCCTCCAAGACCTTCGTCATGGTCGACCGCCCCTTCTGGCGCGACCGGTCACCGGACACGGGACGTCGGGTGATGTCCACCACCCTCACCGACCGCATGACCCGTGCCACCTACCTCCTGGACCCCGAACCGGCAGCAGGTGGGGGAGACGACAGCAACCAGCCCGCCACCATCTGCCTCAGCTACACCTGGAACGACGACGCCCTCAAGTGGCTCGCCCTGTCCACCGACGAGCGCGTCCGCCTCATGGTCCGCTCCCTGGGGGAGGTCTACCCCGACGTCGACATCGCCAGCCACATCATCGGCGAGCCCGTCACCGTCTCCTGGGAGTCCGACCCCAACTTCATGGGCGCCTTCCGCGGAGCCCTGCCTGGCCACTACCGCTACCAGCGCCGCCTGTTCACCCACTTCGTCAGGGACGACCTGCCGCCGGCGCAGCAGGGCCTCTTCCTCGCCGGCGACGACATCTCCTTCACCCCCGGCTGGGCCGACGGCGCCGTCACCACCGCCCTCAACGCCGTCTGGGGGGTCGTGCGCCACCTCGGAGGCACCACCCACCCCGACAACCCCGGCCCCGGGGACGCCTTCGACGCCCTGGCCCCCGTCGACCTCGACGCGACCGACCCCGGCACCAGCTCCACCACCAGCACCACCACCAACTCCGCCACCAACTCCGCCACCAGCACAGCCGACAGGAGATGAGGAACCCCTACCGCGAGGTCCTGCGCACCCCCGGAGCCCCCGCCTTCGTCACCGCCGGGCTCCTCGCCCGCCTGCCCATCGCCATGTACGGCCTCATCTACGTCTTCCTCGTCCAAGAGGCCACCGGCTCCTACGGCGCCGCAGGAGCCGTCGCCGCAGCCGCCTCCATCGCCTCAGCCCTCGGCGCCCCCGTCCTGTCCCGCCTGGTCGACCGCCACGGCCAGGCCCGCGTCGCCGTCCCCGCGCTCGCGGTCCACACCGCCTCCGTCCTCACCGTCCTCACCACCACCTGGACCACCAGCAGCTCCTCCACCACGCACGCCCACGTGCTCCTCATCGGCGCCGCCGCCGCGCTCGCGGGCGCCAGCTTCACCAGCTGGGGCTCCCTGGTCCGCGCCCGCTGGGCCTGGGCCCTGCGCGACGGCGACCACGCAGCGCACACCGCCCGCCTGCACCCGGCCTTCTCCCTGGAGTCCGTCCTCGACGAGGTCACCTTCACCCTCGGCCCACCGCTGGCCACGGTCCTCGCCGTCGCCGTCTCTCCCGCCACCGCCCTCGCCACCGCGCTCGCGGCGACGGTGGTCGGCGGCACGGCCCTGGTGGTGCAGCGCTCCACCGAGCCCCCGTCCGCCCGCACCCGGGCACAGGCCGACCAGCAGCAGGAGCAACAGGTCAGGACGACGACGAGCGCGGCCGCGACCCGCGACTGGCGCGCCGCGCTCCGCTCGGCGGTCGGGGTGATGGAGCACGCCGGGATGCGTGCCCTGGCGCTGGCGTTCGTGGGCACCGGCGTGGTCTTCGGCTCCGTGGAGGTCATCGCGGTGGCCTTCACGGCCGAGCGCGGCGCTCCGGCCGCCGCGGGTCTGGTGCTGGCGCTGTACTCGGTGGGCAGCCTGCTGGCGGGGCTCGTCTTCGGCGCCGTCACCTGGCGGGGCAGCCTGCCGCGGCGCTTCCGGCTGGGAGCGGTGGGCATGGCGGTGCTCATCGCTCCGGTGGCCGCCTCCGGGAGCATCCCGGTGCTGGCGGCCACGCTGTTCCTGTCCGGGCTCGCGATCTCCCCGACGCTCATCTCCGGCAACGCCCTGGTCGCCCACCTGGTCGCGCCTCGCCAGCTCACCGAGGGCCTGGCGTGGGTGGGCACCTCCCTGGGACTGGGGGTCTCCCTCGGCGCAGCGGTGGCGGGTCGGATCATCGACGGCCCCGGGTCCCAGCCGGCGCTGCTGCTGCCGGTGGCGGCCGCGGCGCTGGCCGCCCTCGTCGTCGTCGCCTGCTCCCGGGCGCTGGGCGTGGTGCCGCGGGGTGCGGGCCCTGCCTGAGGGGAGCTCGCGCCAGACCTGCGTCCTGCCTGCGTCGTGCTCGAGGGTGGCCGGGTCAGGCGGCGCTGATCCGGGGGGCGCTGGGGGCGGTGGCGCGCACGGCCTCGAGGCGGGCGGTCAGGGACGCGGAGTCCTCACCGGGGGCGGGCACCGCCACCACCTGGTCGAGGGCGCCGAGCGGTGCGGCGCGCACGAGGCCGGGCCGGCCCAGCGCCCCCGGGGCGACGACGGCGACGGTCCGCTCGGCCCGCGCCACCGCCGCGGCCACGAGCGCCGCAGCTGCGGAGGTGGGTGCCCAGGCGCCGCGGGCGTCCAGACCCGTGGGCGTCAGGACGGCGACGTCGAGGTGCAGGTCCTCCAGCGCCGCCAGCGCCGAGGGGCCGACCAGGTCGGTGCCGGCGGGCTCGGCCTCCCCGCCGAGCACCACCAGGCGCACGCCGGGGGCTCCGGCCAGGACGGTGGCCGGGGCGAGGGCGGTGACCGCCACGGTCAGGGGCGTCGCGGGGGAGCGGGAGGCGAGTCTGGCGACGTGGTGGGCCAGGGCCAGGCAGCCGGTGCCGCCGGTCAGCAGGACCGCGGCCCCGGGGGTGAGGTCGCTCAGGGCTGCGTGGGCGGCGCGGGCCCACGGGTCCTCCAGAGCCGCCGACGGTGCCGCCTGCGCTGACGGCGCCGG
This window encodes:
- a CDS encoding flavin monoamine oxidase family protein, coding for MLTPDFPFEHDRWLAHPAGLGSVPDEARGASVAVVGAGISGLVAAYELARLGVRPVVHEADQIGGRLRSVPFPGGVDGVLAELGGMRFPTSGRSFTHYLDLVGTRTTPFPNPLTPTAGSTVIDLGGQVHYAETAADLPPFFTEVARAWAAALAEIGVPDLQHAIATRDLPRVKALWNPLVRARDEQSFYGFVAASAAFRALPYAHREAFGQVGFGTGGWDTDFPNSILEILRVIATNADEDHQRILGGVQQVPLRLWARPLPDGPFAGQSLRDLHGGAPRPGVAALARAGSTTSGTAGGSRIAVTDRWGRTTTHDAAVITCQSWLLSARIDTEEALFDHPTWMAMDRSHYAQSSKTFVMVDRPFWRDRSPDTGRRVMSTTLTDRMTRATYLLDPEPAAGGGDDSNQPATICLSYTWNDDALKWLALSTDERVRLMVRSLGEVYPDVDIASHIIGEPVTVSWESDPNFMGAFRGALPGHYRYQRRLFTHFVRDDLPPAQQGLFLAGDDISFTPGWADGAVTTALNAVWGVVRHLGGTTHPDNPGPGDAFDALAPVDLDATDPGTSSTTSTTTNSATNSATSTADRR
- a CDS encoding MFS transporter, whose translation is MRNPYREVLRTPGAPAFVTAGLLARLPIAMYGLIYVFLVQEATGSYGAAGAVAAAASIASALGAPVLSRLVDRHGQARVAVPALAVHTASVLTVLTTTWTTSSSSTTHAHVLLIGAAAALAGASFTSWGSLVRARWAWALRDGDHAAHTARLHPAFSLESVLDEVTFTLGPPLATVLAVAVSPATALATALAATVVGGTALVVQRSTEPPSARTRAQADQQQEQQVRTTTSAAATRDWRAALRSAVGVMEHAGMRALALAFVGTGVVFGSVEVIAVAFTAERGAPAAAGLVLALYSVGSLLAGLVFGAVTWRGSLPRRFRLGAVGMAVLIAPVAASGSIPVLAATLFLSGLAISPTLISGNALVAHLVAPRQLTEGLAWVGTSLGLGVSLGAAVAGRIIDGPGSQPALLLPVAAAALAALVVVACSRALGVVPRGAGPA